In the genome of Heyndrickxia acidicola, the window CAGGATGGGTTTTGGAGGAAGAACTTGGCTTTTTCCTCTATACACTTCATCCTCTTGCATTTAAAAAGAAATCAGCTCTTCATGATGCTTCTATTTACACCGCCCCCCTTGAGCATTGGGTGAAATGCAAAGGAATGGATTGGATTACAGGATTATGGAAGGGAATTTTAAAACAAGGAAAAGTAGAGAATGAATTAACAGCAATTAAGCAGCTTTATCTCGAAAATAAACACGATTATATGACACAAGGATATATGAAACCGACTGATTTTCTTAAGAGATTGAAAATCGTTGATTACAAACAATTTGCTGTTCACTCGGAGTATATTGCCCAAAAAGATCCTCGAGACTTAAGAAGTGAAGGCCTTATCGTTCGATTTGATAAACAACTGTATGGAATCTTTTTTAGTCAGGATTTTGTGGAAGGGGAAAAATTCAATACGATCAAAATGGGTATATACGATGAGAAGACTAAAAGTTTTGTTCTAAATAACGCCAAGAAATCGGATGAAAATATCATTCAAAACTTGGTTAAAGACATTTTGAGTGAACTGTTTAACCGAATCTGTATACAATACAGAATCGAAATAGAAAGTATGGATTATCAAAGTATATTTAGAAGAGCCCTTTCTAAGCGCTTATTAGTATATCCCCCTGTATCCTACAATTAGTATACATGTGGTAAAAAACATCTCATTAAGGTATCGCTCTAACCTTCCGGCCTGCCTGCATCTCGCTATTACAATCACTAACAAATGCATATTTAATTGAATGGGAAAGTTCCTGCTGAACTCTATCAGTTTTTTAAAAGGAGATTGTTAAATATTAAAGGGGTATGATGATGAATTTATTTAAAAAAGTGGAAAATTTTATGGTTATTTTACTTACAATGACCTCTGGGTGTGCAGATGCTATCAGCTTTCTGGCACTTGGACAAGTATTAACAGCTGCCATGACTGGTAATACGGTTTTTCTGGGTTTGTCGATCATCCATGCAGATGGATTAAAGCCCATCGGTTATATAGTGGCTCTTTCTGGTTTTATCTTGGGTGTTGCCGCTGGAGCCTTCATTGTAAAGAAAAAAAGGCATATAACGGGCTTGAATCCCATCGTAACCATTACCTTGTGCCTTGAACTGTTTGCTTTGGTTTTATTCGGTATTCTATCTACATGCTTTAATGCGTCTGATGGATTGGTATTAATCCTTCTTCTTTCTTTTGCAATGGGCGTACAAGGAGTGACAGCCAGAAGAATTGGAGTAAATGGTGTGCCCACAACGGTTATTACCAGCACCACAACAGGATTGATTGAATCATTGATCTGGAATATAAAAAGAGACGCAATAACTCCCTCTGTTCCATCAAGCTCCATTTTCATTTGGATTTTTGACATCATCATTTATTGTGTGGGTGCTGCCATATGTGGAGCTGTGGAATTAAGGTGGCATCTAAACGCAGTATGGCTGCCTGCTGCTATTGTTTTGATCGTCGCTTTAACCTCATTTTTTTTTCAACTTCAAAATCAACAAAAAAATAAAGTGAAATCAGAGAATTCGATAGGTATTTAACGATATCTAATGATTCTACAATTTAAAATGTCCATAAAAAGAACCAGCTTATTTCTTCAGTTGGTTCTATTCATTTTTTTCTATGGGAAAAATTCATTGATTAACTTTCCAACCAGTTTTACACCTCCCACTTAGCACTTTCCTGATTTAGCGGCTTAAACTGAAGTTTTTAACTGATTTTTGCTTAATATTTCTTATCAACAGGTTTTCGTTTATGTTTGTCATTAATGATTTTCTTTTTGAGAATCCTTACTTCACCAACCATTAATAACCTCAAATCCTCTACAATGTACTTAGCTAACTCTGTCATCTCCATCAATATCAAAGCGAAATTCCTGTCCTTGAATTCCACCTCCGTTCGTAAAATCGATTTCAAAGTCAAACTGAAATCTTTTATCCATTTCGAATCTCCCTACCTTAGAGTTTTAAATGTAATAATACATAGTCTAGCTTTAAAAGACATATACCTTCCTCTACTCCCTGACGTGTTCGTGCTAACGCAAAAAAAGCTACCAATAATGATAGCTGGTCCTTAGTTCTTGCACCCATTAACTACAATGAAATAAGATAATATAAACATCATCTAATAATAAGTATTATTTAATCCTTTAAGATAGAGTTATATTAAAATTTTTTGCTATAAAAGAAACTAAAACTGCAGGTTTAAAAAACGGTCCGAGCTTAAAGTTAAATTCACCACCTTACGATTTCCTCAACAGCTTTAATAGATTACTACCAAAACACAGAGGTCATTAATTATTTTTTGAATATTTATTTAATTAACCGTAAATATTCATGCTATGGTTGAACAAAATTTTAAGAGAGCGCGGTGGCGAAAGATGAAAAGAAAATGGTTTCCACATGGGAAATGGCCAAAATATTATATCTGGATTCACAATTACTCGATTGTATCTTTCATGTGTCTCATCTTAACAGGACTTTTTCTATATATCCCATTTTTGCATGTGAGGTTAATACGGTATCTGTCATTCTTCTATGATGTGCATATTTTCCTTGGTATCGTATTCTTTCTATCTTTATTTTCTCCATTCTTTAAAAAACTGCCAAACGGGAAGCGCATTCGAAATATAGATTGGTTTATGCCCATTTTTTTCGGTATGGCAATCGTATTAACTGGACTTTCTTTATGGCAAATTAATTGGTTTCCCGCAAGCATAAGAGAGGCAGCCTTCGCTTGGCACGGGAATTTGTCCTATATCTTAGGATTTTGGTTTATCTTGCACGGTTTATTAAAAGCAACCGGGACAAAGTATCCCTCGACTTTGGTGACGAAAAAAATGGACCCAGAACGTAGACAATTTCTGCGTTGGGGTGTTGCAGGATTGGTGGTCGGAGTGATTGCGATGACTCCGTTTTCAAAGCTTTTCACTTTGCGCGAAAAGTTTTCAACACCTTCGAAAACAGATGTACACGAGTTTCCAGAGTACTTTACCGTGACGGACAACTATCCGAAAGTCACGCTCGACAAGTACCGGTTGAAGGTCGATGGATTGGTGACTACTCCAACATCCATCACCATTGAACAATTGAAGTCATTCCCTGTCACAAAACAAACCAAAAATTTTCAATGTGTAACAGGGTGGACGGTAGCGGATGTGGAATGGGAAGGAATTCACATCCGTGAGCTTGTTTCTTTGGTAAAACCCAATTCAGAAGCTTCATTCATCACCTTCTATTCTGCAGACGGTGTTTATACAGAAAGCTTGTCCC includes:
- a CDS encoding YoaK family protein produces the protein MNLFKKVENFMVILLTMTSGCADAISFLALGQVLTAAMTGNTVFLGLSIIHADGLKPIGYIVALSGFILGVAAGAFIVKKKRHITGLNPIVTITLCLELFALVLFGILSTCFNASDGLVLILLLSFAMGVQGVTARRIGVNGVPTTVITSTTTGLIESLIWNIKRDAITPSVPSSSIFIWIFDIIIYCVGAAICGAVELRWHLNAVWLPAAIVLIVALTSFFFQLQNQQKNKVKSENSIGI
- a CDS encoding molybdopterin-dependent oxidoreductase encodes the protein MKRKWFPHGKWPKYYIWIHNYSIVSFMCLILTGLFLYIPFLHVRLIRYLSFFYDVHIFLGIVFFLSLFSPFFKKLPNGKRIRNIDWFMPIFFGMAIVLTGLSLWQINWFPASIREAAFAWHGNLSYILGFWFILHGLLKATGTKYPSTLVTKKMDPERRQFLRWGVAGLVVGVIAMTPFSKLFTLREKFSTPSKTDVHEFPEYFTVTDNYPKVTLDKYRLKVDGLVTTPTSITIEQLKSFPVTKQTKNFQCVTGWTVADVEWEGIHIRELVSLVKPNSEASFITFYSADGVYTESLSLKEAMEADVLLAYKMDRQPLRVEQGFPLRLVVPRMYGYKSIKWVNRVEFASTRIQGYWEQRGYPAEATF